Proteins found in one Aethina tumida isolate Nest 87 chromosome 1, icAetTumi1.1, whole genome shotgun sequence genomic segment:
- the LOC109595117 gene encoding gustatory and odorant receptor 22-like, translating into METFVRHGDTPYPQENNFFRARNPHQRTTQNINQNLRQSQIVDVAVTPEANDRNNPESDVLDHYDNFYHTTKSLLVLFQIMGVMPIERNPKGNLQRTSFKWFSPTSMWAIFIYLTETIFVSIVFRERLNLILHGKKRFDEYIYSIIFLSILVPHFLLPIAAWTNGHEVAKFKNMWTRFQYKYFKVIGQPIIFKNLTLITYSLCIFSWVLGIAIMLAQYYLQPDMLLWHTFGYYHILAMLNCLCTLWYINCTAKGRVANWLADSLHEALNSDDPASRLGEYRDLWVDLSHMMQQLGKAYSGMYGMYCILILLTTIVASYGSLTEIMDHGLSFKEAGLFLIAFYCMSLLYIICNEAHHASRKMGPEFRERLLNVNLTLVDHKTRNEVNMFLTAIDKNPPTMNLNGYANINRKLISSTVTSMATYLVMLMQFKLTLSRNATIAAHRAATKELLAAGNATTALKS; encoded by the exons ATGGAGACATTTGTGAGGCACGGCGACACTCCGTATCCGCAGGAGAACAATTTCTTCCGTGCACGGAATCCCCATCAGAGAACCACCCAGAACATCAACCAAAACTTGAGGCAAAGCCAAATCGTGGACGTGGCCGTTACTCCAGAAGCGAACGACAGGAATAATCCTGAAAGCGACGTTCTGGACCATTATGACAATTTCTATCACACCACGAAGAGTCTGCTGGTGCTGTTTCAAATTATGGGCGTGATGCCGATTGAAAGAAACCCTAAAGGCAACCTGCAGAGAACGTCTTTTAA ATGGTTTTCGCCAACGTCAATGTGGGCCATATTCATTTACCTGACCGAAACCATTTTCGTTTCGATCGTGTTTAGGGAGAGGCTCAATTTGATTTTGCATGGCAAGAAACGATTTGATGAGTACATTTAcagcattatttttttgagCATTTTGGTGCCGCACTTTTTGTTACCAATCGCCGCATGGACGAACGGACATGAGGTGgcgaaattcaaaaatatgtggACAAGATTTCAG TACAAATACTTCAAAGTAATAGGCCAGCCGATAATCTTCAAGAACCTGACACTAATAACATACTCTCTGTGCATTTTTTCCTGGGTCCTGGGCATAGCAATCATGCTGGCTCAGTACTATCTTCAGCCCGACATGCTTCTATGGCATACATTCGGGTACTACCACATCCTGGCGATGCTGAACTGCCTGTGCACCCTGTGGTACATAAACTGCACGGCCAAGGGCAGAGTGGCCAATTGGCTGGCCGATAGTCTTCACGAGGCGCTCAATTCAGACGACCCGGCCAGTCGATTGGGGGAGTACAGAGATTTATGGGTCGATTTGTCCCATATGATGCAACAGCTCG GTAAGGCATACAGCGGAATGTATGGCATGTACTGCATATTAATCCTCCTAACGACAATTGTGGCCAGTTACGGATCCTTAACTGAAATAATGGATCACGGACTGTCTTTTAAAGAAGCGGGTCTATTTCTGATAGCTTTTTATTGCATGTCTTTACTCTACATCATCTGCAATGAGGCGCATCACGCATCGCGAAAAATGGGACCAGAATTTCGTGAGAGGCTCCTGAACGTCAATCTCACTTTGGTCGATCACAAGACCAGGAACGAGGTGAACATGTTTCTTACCGCCATTGATAAGAATCCTCCTACCATGAACCTGAATGGTTATGCTAATATCAACAGGAAATTGATTTCTTCG acagTAACATCGATGGCGACGTACTTGGTGATGCTGATGCAGTTCAAATTAACGCTGAGCCGCAACGCCACGATAGCGGCCCACAGGGCGGCGACTAAGGAGCTCCTCGCCGCTGGAAACGCGACGACGGCACTCAAAAGCTGA